Sequence from the Metopolophium dirhodum isolate CAU chromosome 2, ASM1992520v1, whole genome shotgun sequence genome:
ACTTCTGGttctttttcattttcattaacaattttGGGTTTTCTTGATTTCCTATGGCGTCTGGGTTTACGTGGTCGTGGTTTTGCAACGTTTATAGTTTTATCGACATCATTTTGAGATGAAGCTTCTTGTGCTACATCTGAATTTTCAGGGTATTCAGATAATTCCGGTTGTTCTATTTCATCGTCTATACCAGTTGTTTCGCCATTTTCAGTTTTTGGTAGTTCTTCTTGaacgttattataattgttaactaCTTCTGGTTCGTTATCTTTTTCATTAACAAATTTGGGTTGTCTCAATTTTCTATGGCGTCTGACTTTACGTGGTAGTGGTTTTGCAACGTTCatagttttatcaaaattatttgtaggTGAAGCGTCTGGTGCTGCATTTTCAGGAAATTCAGATGACTCAGGTTCTGAttcattattttcttcaatgttaggaataaaattattattgaaatatcgaatttcattattaatttcagGCCAAAAAGTATGTTTCATAAGTTCAGCTTCTCCATCATAATCTTCAAAAGAATCATATTCTTCAGATATTACATGATCGTACTCCGGATATTTTCGGTTTCTGAAACGTTTTGGTTTATGTTTAGGTGGATAAACTAAATTGTTTTCATCATTAGCATTGTTCTCATTGTTAGGGAAAGATATTTGGTTATCAAATTGATCATATGAAACCATGTTTGGAGTTTCTAACTTGCTTTTCTCATCATCTTCATCTTCAATTGTTTCGTATTCGTCAGATATTTCATGACTATGTAAAGGATCTTTACGTTTTCTATGGCGTCTAAATTTGTTATTAGGTTGATTGTCTGCATTATTTTGTTCCGCAATTTCTTTTGGAATATCATTTTCGTCGTTTGCCATGCGGTCTGGTTCAAATTCTGAAATTCCCGCATGTTCGTTTGTTTGATTGTCTTCTGGAATTTCATCATTTTCATCAGTATCTTCATGTGCGTTTGGTTGATGGAGATCCATGCTCTTACCGTTTTCTGGAATTTCAACATTTTCAGGGATATCCTCAAATCCTGGCGTAGCTGATTCATGGTCTGTGTTATGTTCTGCTGATTCTCCTTCAGGTGTTTCGGACGATGTATCATTGTTTTTACTTACCACTGGAGAGTGATCCTCCTGTTCTTCAATTGGATCATATTCGTCTGATACTTCTTGGCCGTCCTTGGGATCTTTTCGTTTTCTATGACGtctcatttttttattaggttgaTTATCATTTTGTTGATCAATATCATTAGATTTGTTTGTTTCTTCATTGGACATTCTTTCAGGTTCATTTTTATCGCTCTCTTCATGTTCGTTTGCTTTATTGTGATCTGAGGTTTCATCGTTTCCTGGAGTTTCCTCATTTTCAGAGATATCTTCATATTCTGGCGTTCCTGATTCATGGTCTGTTAATTCTCCATCAGGTTCTCCGGTGGGAGTATCAATGTTTTTAATTGACACTGGATCGTATTCTTCTGATACTTCTTGACTATCCTTAggatattttcgttttctatggcgtctcatttttttattaggttgaTTATCATTTTGTAGATCAATATCATTAGATTTGTTTGTTTCTTCATTGGACATTCTTTCAGGTTCATTCTCATCGGTCTCTTCATGTTCATTTGCTTGATTGTGATCTGAGGTTTCATCGATTCCTGGAGTTTCCTCATTTTCAGAGATGTCTTCATATTCTGGCGTTGATGATTCATGGTCTGTGTTATGTTCTGCTGATTCTCCTTCAGGTGTTTCAGACGGTGTATCATTGTTTTTACTTACCACTGGAGAATGTTCCTCCTGTTCTTCAATTGGATCATATTCGTCTGATACTTCTTGGCCGTCCTTGGGATCTTTTCGTTTTCTATGACGtctcatttttttattaggttgaTTATCATTTTGTTGATCAATATCATTTGGGTTGTTCATTTCTTCATTGGACATTATTTCAGGTTCATTTTCATCGGTCTCTTCGTGTTCGTTCGGTTGATTGAGATCCATGCTCTCACCTTTTTCTGGAATTTCAACTTTTTCAGAAATATCCTCATATTCTGGCGTTGCTAATTCATGGTCTGTGTTATGTTCTGCTGATTCTCCTTCAGGTGTTTCGGACGGTGTATCATTGTTATTACGTACCACTGGAAAATGATCCTCCTGTTCTTCAATTGGATCATATTCGTCTGATACTTCTTGGCCGTCCTTGGGATCTTTTCGTTTTCTATGGCGtctcttttttttattaggttgaTTATCATTTTGTTGATCAATATCATTTGGGTTGTTCATTTCTTCATTGGACATTATTTCAGGTTCATTTTCATCGGTCTCTTCGTGTTCGTTCGGTTGATTGAGATCCATGCTCTCACCTTTTTCTGGAATTTCAACTTTTTCAGAAATATCCTCATATTCTGGCGTTGCTAATTCATGGTCTGTGTTATGTTCTGCTGATTCTCCTTCAGGTGTTTCGGACGGTGTATCATTGTTATTACGTACCACTGGAAAATGATCCTCCTGTTCTTCAATTGGATCATATTCATCTGATACTTCTTGCCCGTCCTTGGGATCTTTTCGTTTTCTATGGCGtctcttttttttattaggttgaTTATCATTTTGTTGATCAATATCATTAGATTTGTTTGTTTCTTCATTGGACATTCTTCCAGGTTCATTTTCATCGGTCTCTTCATGTTCGTTTGCTTGATTGTGATCTGAGGTTTCATCGATTCCTGGAGTTTCCTTATTTTCAGAGATGTCTTCATATTCTGGCGTTCCTGATTCATCGTCTGTGTTATGTTCTGCTGATTCCCCTTCAGGTGTTTCGGACGGTGTATCATTGTTATAACTTACCACTGAAGAATGATCCTCCTGTTCTTCAATTGGATCATATTCATCTGATACTTCTTGCCCGTCCTTGGGATCTTTTCGTTTTCTATGGCGtctcttttttttattaggttgaTTATCATTTTGTTGATCAATATCATTAGATTTGTTTGTTTCTTCATTGGACATTCTTCCAGGTTCATTTTCATCGGTCTCTTCATGTTCGTTTGCTTGATTGTGATCTGAGGTTTCATCGATTCCTGGAGTTTCCTTATTTTCAGAGATGTCTTCATATTCTGGCGTTCCTGATTCATCGTCTGTGTTATGTTCTGCTGATTCCCCTTCAGGTGTTTCGGACGGTGTATCATTGTTATAACTTACCACTGAAGAATGATCCTCCTGTTCTTCAATTGGATCATATTCGTCTGATACTTCTTGGCCGTCCTTGGGATCTTTTCGTTTTCTATGGCGtctcttttttttattaggttgaTTACCTCCTTCATTTTGTTGATTAATATCATTAGATTTGTTGATTTCTTCATTGGACATTTTCTCAGGTTCATTCTCATCGATCAATTCTTGTTCGTTTGCTTGATTGTGATCTGAAGTTACATCATTTTCTGGAGTTTCTGATTCATGGGCTGTTAATTCTCCACCAGGTTCTTCGGTAGgtgtatcaacatttttaattgacaCTGGATCGTATTCTTCTGATACTTCTTGACCATCCTTAGGATCTTTTCGTTTTCTATTGCGtctcatttttttattaggttgaTTATCATTTTGTAGATCAATATCATTTGAGTTGTACATTTCTTCATTGGACATTCTTTCAGGTTCATTTTCATCGGTCTCTTCGTGTTCGTTCGGTTGATTGAGATCCATGCTCTCACCTTTTTCTGGAATTTCAACTTTTTCAGGCATATTCTCATATTCTTGCGTGTCTGATTCTTGGTCCGGGTGATTATGTTCTGCTGATTCTCCATCAGGTGTTTCAGGAGGTGTATCGATGTTTTTAATTACCACTGGAGACTCTTCATCCAGTTTTTCAACTGGATCATATTCATTTGATATTTCTTGTCCATTCTTAGGATCCTTTCGTTTTCTGTGAccgtttgatattttatttgtttgatcatCTGAATAATATTGATCATTGTTGTTTTTATGATTGTTATTCGAATCATTGATATAACTTTGTTCAGGTTCTTCATAACTTGATTCGAGTGATGATGAATCTTCTCCCATGCTGTCTGCtgctggtataatattatcattatctacACCATTCAGTTCTGCCCCTTCTACACTATTTAAGTTTTCTTCGTGAGTAGCATTTTCTTCGTCCGAAGCAACCTTTTCAGTTTCTAAATGTTCTGGTGTCTCTGTATCGTGTTCATTTTCAGCGTTATCCAATAACTCTGATTCTGGAGCTTCGTTGGATTTTTTCTCATCTGACTTGTTTAAATGGATGTCGTCTGCTTCTTCTTCTGATGTTTCATATTCTTCAGTGATTTCTTTACCATCTTTGGGATCTATTTTCTTCCTATAACGTTTCACTTTAGGTTTGACTGACGTATTTATATCTTCATCGTTTTCTTCATGGTCTGTGTTATGTTCTGCTGATTCTCCTTCAGGTGTTTCGGACGGTGTATCATTGTTATTACGTACCACTGGAGAATGATCCTCCTGTTCTTCAATTGGATCATATTCGTCTGATACTTCTTTGCCGTCCTTGGGATCTTTTCGTTTTCTATGACGtctcatttttttattaggttgaTTATCATTTTGTTGATCAATATCATTAGATTTGTTTGTTTCTTCATCGGACATTCTTTCAGGTTCATTCTGATCGGTCTCTTCATGTTCATTTGCTTGATTGTGATCTGAGGTTTCATCGATTCCTGGAGTTTCCTCATTTTCAGAGATGTCTTCATATTCTGGCGTTCCTGATTCATGGTCTGTGTTATGTTCTGCTGATTCTCCTTCAGGTGTTTCGGACGGTGTATCATTGTTTTTACTTACCACTGGAGAATGTTCCTCCTGTTCTTCAATTGGATCATATTCGTCTGATACTTCTTGGCCGTCCTTGGGATCTTTTCGTTTTCTATGGCgtctcatatttttattaggttGATTATCATTTTGTTGATCAATATCATTTGAGTTGTTCATTTCTTCATTGGACATTATTTCAGGTTCATTTTCATCGGTCTCTTCGTGTTCGTTCGGTTGATTGAGATCCATGCTCTCACCTTTTTCTGGAATTTCAACTTTTTCAGGCATATCCTCATATTCTTGCGTGTCTGATTCTTGGTCCGGGTGATTATGTTCTGCTGATTCTCCATCAGGTGTTTCAGGAGGAGTATCGATGTTTTTAATTACCACTGGAGACTCTTCATCCTGTTTTTCAACTGGATCATATTCATTTGATATTTCTTGTCCATTCTTAGGATCCTTTCGTTTTCTGTGAccgtttgatattttatttgtttgatcatCTGAATAATATTGATCATTGTTGTTTTTATGATTGTTATTCGAATCATTGATATAACTTTGTTCAGGTTCTTCATAACTTGATTCGAGTGATGATGAATCTTCTCCCATGCTGTCTGCtgctggtataatattatcattatctacACCATTCAGTTCTGCCCCTTCTACACTATTTAAGTTTTCTTCGTGAGTAGCATTTTCTTCGTCCGAAGCAACCTTTTCAGTTTCTAAATGTTCTGGTGTCTCTGTATCGTGTTCATTTTCAGCGTTATCCAATAACTCTGATTCTGGAGCTTCGTTGGATTTTTTCTCATCTGACTTGTTTAAATGGATGTCGTCTGCTTCTTCTTCTGATGTTTCATATTCTTCAGTGATTTCTTTACCATCTTTGGGATCTATTCTCTTCCTATAACGTTTCACTTTAGGTTTGACTGACGTATTTATATCTTCATCGTTTTCTTCGTGAGTAGCATTTTCTTCGTCCGAAGCAACCTTTTCAGTTTCTAAATGTTCTGGTGTCTCTGTATCGTGTTCATTTTCAGCGTTATCCAATAACTCTGATTCTGGAGCTTCGTTGGATTTTTTCTCATCTGACTTGTTTGAATGGATATCGTCTGCTTCTTCTTCTGATGTTTCATATTCTTCAGTGATTTCTTTACCATCTTTGGGATCTATTCTCTTCCTATAACGTTTCACTTTAGGTTTGACTGACGTATTTATATCTTCATCGTTTTCTTCGTGAATAGCATTTTCTTCGTCCGAAGCAACCTTTACAGTTTCTAAATGTTCTGGTGTCTCTGTATCGTGTTCATTTTCAGCGTTATCAATTAACTCTGATTCTGGAGCTTCGTTGGATTTTTGCTCATCTGACTTGTTTGAATGGATATCGTCTGCTTCTTCTTCTGATGTTTCATATTCTTCAGTGATTTCTTTACCATCTTTGGGATCTATTCTCTTCCTATAACGTTTCACTTTAGGTTTGACTGACGTATTTATATCTTCATCGTTTTCTTCGTGAGTAGCATTTTCTTCGTCCGAAGCAACCTTTTCAGTTTCTAAATGTTCTGGTGTCTTTGTATCGTGTTCATTTTCAGCGTTATCCAATAACTCTGATTCTGGAGCTTCGTTGGATTTTTTCTCATCTGACTTGTTTGAATGGATATCGTCTGCTTCTTCTTCTGAAGTTTCATATTCTTCAGTGATTTCTTTACCATCTTTGGGATCTATTCTCTTCCTATAACGTTTCACTTTAGGTTTGACTGACGTATTTATATCTTCATCGTTTTCTTCGTGAGTAGCATTTTCTTCGTCCGAAGCAACCTTTTCAGTTTCTAAATGTTCTGGTGTCTCTGTATCGTGTTCATTTTCAGCGTTATCCAATAACTCTGATTCTGGAGCTTCGTTGGATTTTTTCTCATCTGACTTGTTTGAATGGATATCGTCTGCTTCTTCTTCTGATGTTTCATATTCTTCAGTGATTTCTTTACCATCTTTGGGATCTATTCTCTTCCTATAACGTTTCACTTTAGGTTTGACTGACGTATTTATATCTTCATCGTTTTCTTCGTGAATAGCATTTTCTTCGTCCGAAGCAACCTTTACAGTTTCTAAATGTTCTGGTGTCTCTGTATCGTGTTCATTTTCAGCGTTATCAATTAACTCTGATTCTGGAGCTTCGTTGGATTTTTGCTCATTTGACTTGTTTGAATGGATATCGTCTGCTTCTTCTTCTGATGTTTCATATTCTTCAGTGATTTCTTTACCATCTTTGGGATCTATTCTCTTCCTATAACGTTTCACTTTAGGTTTGACTGACGTATTTATATCTTCATCGTTTTCTTCGTGAGTAGCATTTTCTTCGTCCGAAGCAAC
This genomic interval carries:
- the LOC132939760 gene encoding titin-like isoform X1, coding for MWYLKVSSSLLIAVALICMIQNVISLTIDPKATEDQWSTLASSTDQNDLKKISKLCKVSLNNFNEKLENTKINANKKLPEPNKTTEDIANLVSDIKNQVKNASADLVTVRKLVQKSALRFRDTFKSLVSFTELDSESVNKELESIKKTTVDSKKPLVNHVIRSFGNRYDLNKLANKVLEVSSDREKLKNNYNDKKKIAKKEFNSLWNSLSNHSKTVNDNALKALDTFFEGIKSVKSVKKKVKALGEDALDEIKVGDDIIKLKNAVELAKSLKLKFEDEWNLDSGELTYSEEQKKPNRKTTDDDQSDVQEKEEDKSSENIPTNDLEPGLSTTEQEPIKNDKSNVIPPTQADIEKLPIIDNRQTSDKAVSSTEETQLPHDQKNKDVTKIIQPTISETEHNPKENNVSATIDSPVEDNPSIPKTENTDVYDSNSDSSIKQTSFNPDINNTEVLNTPLKDSIDDKRGKRINKITSREKTLIIPWEKLIQLDNPRVSQQSMKCENLLNNVTPDFDNIKKAAKNSIQVTKSYTNLQDIENDTVKQFYDKMVDTNTKLCDYLVNAADDVCAKVTPINKRYETKFKNDSNMKRIKYLLGKQYDPNQYILKVLDAANHKNGIGGMKKTTYYKMLAVAHNLNHETKEMENAALYAMNKIHEGQLAATNLQKKFNKEKASKACYIRNILLEKENEDDKKNRDENKEKVKESINEDTNTEPLKPDVNLDSVDAIQPSTVNDDNEPIINNGEGTKTLSEPNEFTDINNQKENADETNIEDSKNTKGSMGQGTQEPNERSSIPQNKDNDINTGIDKYGNNKAKRNITRKITHHRKHRNPNDPNDVSEEYNTIEEIDDEEDESNESKNDLEKIQNEIGKENPNIISRPKISEIEESLEQEGQNNLNKSGKKNKETDKGNTSDKPKVKNYRKRIDPKDGKEITEEYETSEEEADDIHLNKSGEKKSNEIPESELLDNAENEHDTKTPEHLETEKVASDEENATHEENDEDINTSVKPKVKRYRKRIDPKDGKEITEEYETSEEEADDIHSNKSDEKKSNEAPESELLDNAENEHDTKTPEHLETEKVASDEENATHEENDEDINTSVKPKVKRYRKRIDPKDGKEITEEYETSEEEADDIHSNKSDEKKSNEAPESELLDNAENEHDTKTPEHLETEKVASDEENATHEENDEDINTSVKPKVKRYRKRIDPKDGKEITEEYETSEEEADDIHSNKSNEQKSNEAPESELIDNAENEHDTETPEHLETVKVASDEENAIHEENDEDINTSVKPKVKRYRKRIDPKDGKEITEEYETSEEEADDIHSNKSDEKKSNEAPESELLDNAENEHDTETPEHLETEKVASDEENATHEENDEDINTSVKPKVKRYRKRIDPKDGKEITEEYETSEEEADDIHSNKSDEKKSNEAPESELLDNAENEHDTKTPEHLETEKVASDEENATHEENDEDINTSVKPKVKRYRKRIDPKDGKEITEEYETSEEEADDIHSNKSDEQKSNEAPESELIDNAENEHDTETPEHLETVKVASDEENAIHEENDEDINTSVKPKVKRYRKRIDPKDGKEITEEYETSEEEADDIHSNKSDEKKSNEAPESELLDNAENEHDTETPEHLETEKVASDEENATHEENDEDINTSVKPKVKRYRKRIDPKDGKEITEEYETSEEEADDIHLNKSDEKKSNEAPESELLDNAENEHDTETPEHLETEKVASDEENATHEENLNSVEGAELNGVDNDNIIPAADSMGEDSSSLESSYEEPEQSYINDSNNNHKNNNDQYYSDDQTNKISNGHRKRKDPKNGQEISNEYDPVEKQDEESPVVIKNIDTPPETPDGESAEHNHPDQESDTQEYEDMPEKVEIPEKGESMDLNQPNEHEETDENEPEIMSNEEMNNSNDIDQQNDNQPNKNMRRHRKRKDPKDGQEVSDEYDPIEEQEEHSPVVSKNNDTPSETPEGESAEHNTDHESGTPEYEDISENEETPGIDETSDHNQANEHEETDQNEPERMSDEETNKSNDIDQQNDNQPNKKMRRHRKRKDPKDGKEVSDEYDPIEEQEDHSPVVRNNNDTPSETPEGESAEHNTDHEENDEDINTSVKPKVKRYRKKIDPKDGKEITEEYETSEEEADDIHLNKSDEKKSNEAPESELLDNAENEHDTETPEHLETEKVASDEENATHEENLNSVEGAELNGVDNDNIIPAADSMGEDSSSLESSYEEPEQSYINDSNNNHKNNNDQYYSDDQTNKISNGHRKRKDPKNGQEISNEYDPVEKLDEESPVVIKNIDTPPETPDGESAEHNHPDQESDTQEYENMPEKVEIPEKGESMDLNQPNEHEETDENEPERMSNEEMYNSNDIDLQNDNQPNKKMRRNRKRKDPKDGQEVSEEYDPVSIKNVDTPTEEPGGELTAHESETPENDVTSDHNQANEQELIDENEPEKMSNEEINKSNDINQQNEGGNQPNKKKRRHRKRKDPKDGQEVSDEYDPIEEQEDHSSVVSYNNDTPSETPEGESAEHNTDDESGTPEYEDISENKETPGIDETSDHNQANEHEETDENEPGRMSNEETNKSNDIDQQNDNQPNKKKRRHRKRKDPKDGQEVSDEYDPIEEQEDHSSVVSYNNDTPSETPEGESAEHNTDDESGTPEYEDISENKETPGIDETSDHNQANEHEETDENEPGRMSNEETNKSNDIDQQNDNQPNKKKRRHRKRKDPKDGQEVSDEYDPIEEQEDHFPVVRNNNDTPSETPEGESAEHNTDHELATPEYEDISEKVEIPEKGESMDLNQPNEHEETDENEPEIMSNEEMNNPNDIDQQNDNQPNKKKRRHRKRKDPKDGQEVSDEYDPIEEQEDHFPVVRNNNDTPSETPEGESAEHNTDHELATPEYEDISEKVEIPEKGESMDLNQPNEHEETDENEPEIMSNEEMNNPNDIDQQNDNQPNKKMRRHRKRKDPKDGQEVSDEYDPIEEQEEHSPVVSKNNDTPSETPEGESAEHNTDHESSTPEYEDISENEETPGIDETSDHNQANEHEETDENEPERMSNEETNKSNDIDLQNDNQPNKKMRRHRKRKYPKDSQEVSEEYDPVSIKNIDTPTGEPDGELTDHESGTPEYEDISENEETPGNDETSDHNKANEHEESDKNEPERMSNEETNKSNDIDQQNDNQPNKKMRRHRKRKDPKDGQEVSDEYDPIEEQEDHSPVVSKNNDTSSETPEGESAEHNTDHESATPGFEDIPENVEIPENGKSMDLHQPNAHEDTDENDEIPEDNQTNEHAGISEFEPDRMANDENDIPKEIAEQNNADNQPNNKFRRHRKRKDPLHSHEISDEYETIEDEDDEKSKLETPNMVSYDQFDNQISFPNNENNANDENNLVYPPKHKPKRFRNRKYPEYDHVISEEYDSFEDYDGEAELMKHTFWPEINNEIRYFNNNFIPNIEENNESEPESSEFPENAAPDASPTNNFDKTMNVAKPLPRKVRRHRKLRQPKFVNEKDNEPEVVNNYNNVQEELPKTENGETTGIDDEIEQPELSEYPENSDVAQEASSQNDVDKTINVAKPRPRKPRRHRKSRKPKIVNENEKEPEVINDENNVQEELPETGNGATTDINDEIEQPELSEYPENSDAAPEASSQNDVDKTINVAKPRPRKPRRHRKSRKPKIVNENEKEPEVINDENNVQEELPETGNRETTDINNEIEQPQLSEYPENSDAPPEASSQNDVDKTINVAKPRPHNPRRHRKSRKPKTVNENENEPEVVNDENFENYPVEDQGVNYGRIPYDDNKIQEESLETRNGETTDIDNEKEFPEFIEYPKNAYVAPEASSPNDVDETINVTKPRPRQLRRNRKSRQPKTVNENYNETEDPKRIPTQNNKHVNYEEDHGENEKTANLNDTDGTMNSKQPRRKKHVRRKKIPMSVDEITPNSLNTENRSIQNDDKSVENPETQPNDTGRNPKKKRRLRRIRTYMVNKATNERIPINDETYSTTDGLPDTPKNKLEATEIKDSDDPDSNEDNDDYSSFLFKEYNSDQCKRDAYDRFKKVTSQDAKQIAYRSVLDTSEMRSNMLATLKNAIGNVKVSKTLNDVDQSLRTVSYSLKTGLKQTVSDLVTKVIPLAKDFLKTAENLKELYKNGPQSTHKMLSNILENESTVPDSAKDILKLISPQFDVDELINNIFEKPINTKSLKEKKAKAQRKLIGLSKHMDTAISNIDCFVLSAMSAVGIGADTLKLLKSGRVIMSDKHPRSKALRDSMGIIKSGKKIRNNDVGFTPTLRPPDGFNESDEDDDDEDPDQVAQKNEEFLKTVPDLDDNIPVPKKVPNRRQSLGVIVVHPDKQIEYKEVTDTSQLKKFVGDQTKKYKLQSKNKHPKFLKLNSKKLIDSMVADVKKKAERNGMSKKEMVEEIIKNLNSS